TAACCGATTTAATTACATGCTTTGGCATTTGGAGGTTTCTGGCTCATGTATCGTTGGCTTTGTGCATTAACCCTTGTGGCAGTTCTCGCTGGCTGTGGCGCTGAAACTGCTCCTACCACTCAACCAACCCAAGCACCTGCTGCTGGCGACCTTGGGGCAATCAAGACCTATCTCTTGGGCAAAACTGGCGATTTGATCACCAGCACCACCGCTTTGGAAACCGCTAGTCAGCGCTATTATGATTTGGCCAAAGCTGCCAATTTTGATTATGCAACCCTCTGGAGTGGCAAACAAGCTGAAGTTGGCACTGCATTAAACGATGCCAAAGCCGCTTGGTTGAAATCCAGCCCTACCTACGAACAAATGGAAGGGATCGTTGCAGGCGTCAGCAATTTGGCCGATTTTGATGTGACGCTTGACGCTGGTGCTTCAGCACAAGAAGGCGGCGATAGCGTGGTTAATTATGATTTGACGTTGGCTGATGGCCGCACAATTGCCAAGCCTGGTAATTTGTTTGGCGTAACCGAAAGCACGCTCTGGGGCACTTACGATGCCTTCCGCGTTACCGATGTTGAAGCTGATATCAATGGCAATGGCACGCTAGAATTTGGCGAAGCCTTGCCCGAAGCCAATGTGCTGTTGGCCGCCGCCCAAAAGCTCAAAACCACCGCAACCGAGCTTGATACTGCTGCCAAGGCCTGGGAACCAACCGACACCGATGCATTTAGCGCTTTGGTGGTGATGGTGCCAACCATGAACGAATATTTCGATTCGTGGAAGAACTCGCGCTTTGTTGCTGGCGATAGCAGCACCCAACGCGATTTTGTGGCAATCTCACGCTTGGCCGATATTGGCGATATTTTGGGCAGTTTGCAAGTGGTGTATGATAGCCTTAGCCCCAAAGTTGCCGCCCTCGATGCCGACCAAGATCGCCAAATCAAAACTAATTTGCAAGCGTTGCGTGATTTTGTGGCCGATGTCTATAAAAAAGAGCAAAATGGTCAACGCTTTACAGGCGAGGAAGCCGATTTGCTTGGTGCTGAAGCTCAAAACCGTGCTGATGCAATTACGGGTCAAGTTAGCCAAATTGCTGCTCGCTTGAATGTTAAAATCAGCGAATAATCTGATTATTCTAAACATGAAATAGGTTCGCGAACGGATTAACAAATCCTCGTAAAATAGATATGCTGGCTACACCACAGTTATATCTAGGCTAGCAATGAGCAAGAAGTTGCAACGGAGTAAGGTTGATGGAGCTGGGTGTGCGTCCCTCCATTAAGCAGCAAAGGGCGTGAACTGTTGGCATACAGGTCACGTCCTTTGTCGGTTTACTGTGCTGTTGCCCGACGTGAGCAGCAGCAAATCACATTTTTAGGAGCTTGTATGTGGTTGCGTCGTTTTTTGCTGGCGTTGGTTGTCGCTTTATTGCCATGGTCGGCCATGGCAGCCGAACCATCACCAGCCCAAGCCAGCGAATCGGTGCGTTCGTTGCTGGTGCAAGCCCAATTGATTCTCACCAATGATCCTGCCAAAGCCCAAAGCCTACTCAATGATGCCCAAGCCTTGTATGATCAGGCACTGGCTAAAGATTTAACCAATTTAGCGCCCCAACAGGCTACTGAAATCAGCACACGCTGGGCCGATTTAACCCAAGCCTTGAAAAACCAAGATGTCGCCGGATTTGCCCAACAACGGGCTTTGCTCTGGACGCATTTGCTCAAAGCCAGTTATGCGATTGTTGGGCAAGCGATTGACAGCGGCAAGCCGGAGCAAGCACTACAATGGTTGCCAGTGCGCGAATTTCGCAATGCCACCCGTTTTTCGCGACCCAACGGCGATGCGGCTCGGGCAATCGAGCAATGGAAACAAGCAGCCTACAGCGCTGCCGATGCCCGCACTGCCCTTGATGCCGATTTGTTGGATACCTATCAAGCTAAACTGAATGAAAGTTTGCGCACCTTACGCAGTGCTGCCCAAAAAGGCAATTTAATTCAACAAGCCGAAGCTGGGGCAGCGATTCAAGGCTATTTCGCTATTTTAGAGCCAGCCTATCGTAGCCAATATCCCGAGCAGGCCGATACGGCTTTGGTCAATGCCGAAAACTTGCGCCAATCAGCGCTCAGCAACAACCAACTTGAAGCGGCAATTAGCACTTTTGAAGGCTCGCTAAGCGGTTTTCGGGCAGCGCCACTTAGCCCAGCCGAGCAAGTCCGCCGCGCTGGCCAATTACGCCGTTTCTTAAGTTTGGTTCCAGTTGAATATGAACGGGGCGTGCGCAACGGCGAAGTTACGCTGGATCTCGAAATTCAAGAGGCGACGACCTTTCGCAATGGCGCAGCCGCTGCCTTTAGCGATCTCGAAAGCCTTTTGATTGCAATTGATCCTAGTAAAACCCAACAAGTTGCCAGCGATCTGCGTGAGCTTGAAACGATTCTGACCGCTGCGGCCCAACGTACTAGCGTGGCCGAGCCAGATGTAGTTCAAGCCAAAGTCGATCATATCACCACAACCTTGGCCGAAATTATGCCCGCCGATTGGCAAAAATCCAGCCTTGAAGGCGATTTTGATGTGATCGCTTCGATGCTTGATCAGATGGAAAATGCGGTGGCTGGCGACCAATATGATTTGGCTGAATCGGCTCGTTTGGAAGCCTACGCTGTGTTGGAATCTGGCCCAGAAGCCCGTTTGATTGTATTTGCGCCTGAATATAAAGCGCCCATTGAAAACCTTTTTTGGTATGGCAAAGATGAGTTTACTGGCCTGGCCGAATTGATTCGCCAAAAAGCTTCGCTCAGTGATATTCGTGCTAGCCGCCAAGCCTTGGATAAACAATTAGATCTAGCTCAAGATGCGCTTGGTGGCTCTAGTACACCCGAAGCGGTGGCAACCAGCGCCGCCGTGATTGTGTTTCGCGAAGGCTTAGAGGCGGTGTTGATTTTGGCTTCGTTGTTGGCGAGCCTCAAAGTTGGTGAACAACGCGGCTATCGCAAACCAATTTGGATCGGCGCAGGCCTCGCTATGCTTGCGACAGCCCTAACGTGGGTGCTGGCTCGCGGCTTGATCAACGAACTAATTCGGCGTGGTGATCAAGAAAAGATCGAAGCGATTGTTTCATTAATTGCCATTGCCGTGCTGTTGTTAATTACCAACTGGTTTTTTCACAAAGTCTACTGGACGGGCTGGATGGCCAATTTTCATGCCCAAAAGCGCCGGATTATTGGTGGCAAGGCTGGGCTGTGGCTCGGTTTGATCACCTTGGGCTTTACCAGCATCTACCGCGAAGGCGTTGAAACTGTGCTCTTTTTGCAAGCGCTCGTGCTCGAAGCCAGTACCCAAGTGGTGTTAGCAGGTGTGGCCATGGGGCTTGGTGGCACAGCTTTGGTTGGCGTGCTGGTCTTTGGGCTGCAAGCCAAATTGCCGCACAAGAAGATGCTAATTGTAACTGGGGTGATGATTGGCGCAGTCTTGTTGATTATGGTTGGCAACACCATGCACATTATGCAATTGGTTGGTTGGATGCCGCTGCACCCAATTCGCAGCCTTGAAATCCCCTATTGGGCTAATATGTGGCTGGGCTTCTATGCGACATGGGAAGGCATTGCAGCCCAAGTTGCGGCTGGGGCATTCGTGATTGGCTCCTATGTGATTGCCGAGCACTTGCAGCAGCGCAAAACTGAGGTTGCCGTCAAACGCCAAAGCGTGACCGCCAAATAAATAGAAAAATGCTCTTACCTCAACCCCTCGCCTGCTGCGGCAGGCGAGGGGCTTTGGTTTAAAGCCTTGCAGATTTTAGCTGCTAAAACGAGCATTTAACTGCGAAAATTAACCATTTTGCTTAATCTTCATCGCTACTTCATCGTTTATTAATCTTTTATTGACCTTTGGGACGTGAGCAAGGACGTTGTTTCGGACTATCTAGCTTTATAGTGAGCGCAGTCTAATCAACCACTGCTTGAAAGGAGCAAACGGTCATGGCAAGCATCAATAAACTACTCGATAAGCCAGGTTTTGGCATCGCCATTTTGCGGATTGTTGTTGGTTTTATTTTCTTTATGCACGGTTTGGATAAATTCAATGGCGGGATTGACGGAACTGCTGGCTTCTTGAGCAGCCTTGGAATTCCAGCGCCAACCTTTATGGCAATTTTGTTGATTGCAACGGAATTGATCGGCGGGATTATGTTGATGCTCGGCTTGTTTACTCGTTATGTTGCAGTGGCTGAAGCAATCGCTATGGTTGTGGCTTTGGTTACCGTGCACTTGGATGCTGGCTTCTCATCACGCGAAGGTGGCTACGAATATGTGTTGGCATTGATCGCTGCTAGCGTGGCTTTGGTGTTGCTTGGCTCAGGCTCATTGGCGCTCGACAACTTGCTCAGCCCACGCTTGACGGGCCGCCAAATTACTGCCCGCGCCTAAAAACTACAGATAACGATTGAGTGAGTAAGCAATTGTCGCGCTTGAATCCCCTAGCTCTATTAAGCCCTAAAACTCCCAAAAGTGGGTTGAACGAACCTCGTGGTAGGTTGGAAGTAATTCGCCAACCAACGCCACGAGGTTTTGGGTTTATGGAACATCATGCGCAGGCAGTTGAAGTTATTCTCTAAGCCCCTGAATCCTGCTCCCTGTGCCCTCGTTCTACCCCAACAACTGCTCTAAATAGGGCGTAACACCCCAAAATTGCTTAAGTGCCTGATATTCGGCTACGGCTTTAGAATCAGGATTTTTGCTACGAATAGCCCGAATCATTAAATTCTTGCCAGTCTGTTCAGCATCAACAAACTCAATAATCTCACTGCGATAGCCGTTGATTCGCAACAGTTGGGCACGCAGGCTGTCGGTAACTAAATCGGCGGTGCGCTGGCGAATGCTGCCATGGCGTAACATGGGGTTGAGCACCTCGGCTTGAATTTGATGAGTCAGATGTTTATGGCAACATGGCACGCTCAAAATTGCTTGGGCTTGGCTACGAATCGCCAAAGCCAAGGCATCGTCGGTGGCTGTATCGCAGGCATGCAACGAAAAGACCACATCTGGCCGCTGCTCAGGCTGCCAATCGGCTAAGGGCATGGCGATAAATTGCATATCAACATAGCCTAATTCTTCTGCTTGAGCACGACATTTATCAATTAAATACTCGTTTGAATCAACTCCAATGACCACTGCTGCTAAGCCACGAATGTTGACCAGATAATGATAGGCCGCAAAGGTCAAATAAGCCGAGCCACAGCCAGCATCAAGAATTCGCAACGGTTGCTCAGGGCTGGACTTGAGATCAAGCTCATCGAACACCCGCAAAAATTCGTTGATTTGGGTGTATTTTTTGCTCATGCTGGCACGAATCACCCCATCGTTGGTCATAATGCCCGTTTTTTGCAAATAGACATCAGGACGGTCGCTGGGCAAGGGCAGGGCTTTAACATGATTATGGCGCAAATCTGGGGCTGCCGCTTGATTGCGTGCCCGACTAATAATGACTTTGCCCTTTTTACTGCGTTGAACTTGAATCCGCTCGCTGGTGGTTTCCAGCGTAATATTGCTCAGCGGAATAGCGATAATCTCGCTGAGAGCGCTGTTGGCTTGCTCGATTGAGTAATTTTTGGTGATATTTTGGCGCTGGTCAAAATAGGCTGCTTGCCAAGCGCGACCTTGTTTCAATTGCACAGGCCGCACCACCACCCGTTGCCAACGTAGATCGGCGGCACGGGCAGCGCCACTCATGGTCAGACGCACAAAATCATCAGTTAACGCCAATGCGATCAACTGGTCGTGATAATTTTCTGGTGTTAGTTGCATGGATTAACTCAATGTGGCGACGCTAAAACGTACTTAATGGGTGTTGAGTAGCCTAGCGCCACCAAAAATTGGCCGTAATTTAGCTGGCTGCTTGGCGTTTTTTGCGCCAAATTTTATAGCCAATAAAGACCACTGCCAAACCGACCAAGGTTGCAGGCACGGCAATCACTGCTGCTTCGCCGATCTCCTTAAACACAGAATCAACTTGGACTTTGGTGGTAAACACCATTTCGCCTTCGGGAGCGCCGAGTACCAAGCGTAAATTCCATTGATCGCTAATCGTAAAACGTAGGCGGTCACTGGTATAACGGCCTGCGTTGCGATCTTGATTTTCCGGCAGCATGGTAAATAATTCTTCG
This portion of the Herpetosiphon gulosus genome encodes:
- a CDS encoding imelysin family protein codes for the protein MYRWLCALTLVAVLAGCGAETAPTTQPTQAPAAGDLGAIKTYLLGKTGDLITSTTALETASQRYYDLAKAANFDYATLWSGKQAEVGTALNDAKAAWLKSSPTYEQMEGIVAGVSNLADFDVTLDAGASAQEGGDSVVNYDLTLADGRTIAKPGNLFGVTESTLWGTYDAFRVTDVEADINGNGTLEFGEALPEANVLLAAAQKLKTTATELDTAAKAWEPTDTDAFSALVVMVPTMNEYFDSWKNSRFVAGDSSTQRDFVAISRLADIGDILGSLQVVYDSLSPKVAALDADQDRQIKTNLQALRDFVADVYKKEQNGQRFTGEEADLLGAEAQNRADAITGQVSQIAARLNVKISE
- a CDS encoding FTR1 family protein; the encoded protein is MWLRRFLLALVVALLPWSAMAAEPSPAQASESVRSLLVQAQLILTNDPAKAQSLLNDAQALYDQALAKDLTNLAPQQATEISTRWADLTQALKNQDVAGFAQQRALLWTHLLKASYAIVGQAIDSGKPEQALQWLPVREFRNATRFSRPNGDAARAIEQWKQAAYSAADARTALDADLLDTYQAKLNESLRTLRSAAQKGNLIQQAEAGAAIQGYFAILEPAYRSQYPEQADTALVNAENLRQSALSNNQLEAAISTFEGSLSGFRAAPLSPAEQVRRAGQLRRFLSLVPVEYERGVRNGEVTLDLEIQEATTFRNGAAAAFSDLESLLIAIDPSKTQQVASDLRELETILTAAAQRTSVAEPDVVQAKVDHITTTLAEIMPADWQKSSLEGDFDVIASMLDQMENAVAGDQYDLAESARLEAYAVLESGPEARLIVFAPEYKAPIENLFWYGKDEFTGLAELIRQKASLSDIRASRQALDKQLDLAQDALGGSSTPEAVATSAAVIVFREGLEAVLILASLLASLKVGEQRGYRKPIWIGAGLAMLATALTWVLARGLINELIRRGDQEKIEAIVSLIAIAVLLLITNWFFHKVYWTGWMANFHAQKRRIIGGKAGLWLGLITLGFTSIYREGVETVLFLQALVLEASTQVVLAGVAMGLGGTALVGVLVFGLQAKLPHKKMLIVTGVMIGAVLLIMVGNTMHIMQLVGWMPLHPIRSLEIPYWANMWLGFYATWEGIAAQVAAGAFVIGSYVIAEHLQQRKTEVAVKRQSVTAK
- a CDS encoding DoxX family protein, coding for MASINKLLDKPGFGIAILRIVVGFIFFMHGLDKFNGGIDGTAGFLSSLGIPAPTFMAILLIATELIGGIMLMLGLFTRYVAVAEAIAMVVALVTVHLDAGFSSREGGYEYVLALIAASVALVLLGSGSLALDNLLSPRLTGRQITARA
- a CDS encoding SAM-dependent methyltransferase yields the protein MQLTPENYHDQLIALALTDDFVRLTMSGAARAADLRWQRVVVRPVQLKQGRAWQAAYFDQRQNITKNYSIEQANSALSEIIAIPLSNITLETTSERIQVQRSKKGKVIISRARNQAAAPDLRHNHVKALPLPSDRPDVYLQKTGIMTNDGVIRASMSKKYTQINEFLRVFDELDLKSSPEQPLRILDAGCGSAYLTFAAYHYLVNIRGLAAVVIGVDSNEYLIDKCRAQAEELGYVDMQFIAMPLADWQPEQRPDVVFSLHACDTATDDALALAIRSQAQAILSVPCCHKHLTHQIQAEVLNPMLRHGSIRQRTADLVTDSLRAQLLRINGYRSEIIEFVDAEQTGKNLMIRAIRSKNPDSKAVAEYQALKQFWGVTPYLEQLLG